The genomic segment GACTGCCACAGGGACGAGCCCGACGGGAACGCGTTCGTGTGAGGTAAGAGGCGACGGTGAAACGCACTAGATCGCTACTAAAAGTCAAACGCACACGAACGAAATATGATCGATCGCGCACCTCCCTCCCGTCTCACCACCACCGCTCCAGGCGCACGCTTCGCTTCGGCAGACCCAGCTTCAACAGCGTCTTCTCCATGGCGTCCGACATCTTCGGCGGACCGCACAGAAACGCGACCACGTCCGTCCCGGACCTACcctcgctcaccgccgcggcgcgcagccgGTCGATCGCCCTCCCGAGTGCCTTCTTATCGATTCGTCCGTCGCGAGTGATCGCGCCCTGGCCGCACGTGTCGGAATCGTCCCACTgttccgcctcctccgcctggTGTTTTGgttttttggttttttggttttttgcgggtgacgccggcgtggacgacgcgttgGGGACGACGGTTAAACTCGCCACCGCCaggtcgacgagctccggcTTGGTCATCATGTCCAGGCCGAGGTCCATGCCCACCGATTGAAGGTGCGCGTGGAGCTCCGCGGTGGTCATGGCCTCGAActgcgccttggcggcgacggtgtctcggcccgcggcggttcggtgaaagacgcactcgaacgcgccgtcgcttCTCAGCGCCATATCCCGCACCCTGCCGCTCAGGGCGTGCTCGGTCTTCTCGCTGTACAGCAACACCGCCCGAAGGTGCCTTctgcgacgtccgccgcgtccgttcgcgtccgacccgtcctcgccccgcgcccccccggCTGTGGTGAGCGAACTCGAACTCCGCTCCAGCATCGTCTCGAGCATGGCGCACAGCGGGCTGATGCCTATGCCGCCCGCGACCATGAGCAGCGgggcgtccccgtcctcgtgcGACATAAAAAActcgcccccgacgcgcacCCGTACCTCGTCTCCGGGCTTGGCTCCGTCGTGGATCCAGTGCGACGTCCCTTGGGTGCGGGACTGCTTGCACGCCACGTCGAAGgttccgtcgcgagcgagctgcccgggggacgacgcgatcgagtACCCCCCCGGCTTGTCCACGCCCGGGGCGTAGAAATCGACCCACTGTCCGGGTCTGAACGCGAACTCGCCGCCCTCTACGCTCTTCGTCGGCACGCGCAGTCGAAGCAGCTTCACCGCCGACGTCTCCTGCACCACactcgcgacggtggcgacgatcgtgccgtcaccgccgttcCCGTTCGTCGCTTTCCCCTCCAGCGTTATTACGGAACCGTCGATTCCCttcgcggggcgcggcgcggggcccgGACCTTTCGCGGGGACGCTCGAGCCGCACCCCATGAGACTTCAGCGACCTCGGGAGCGAAGCCCCTGGTCGATACGAGCCGACAAGCGCCGTGCAAActgcggagaaggcggaggggGTCACCGCGTGAAACTAAAACGTCAACTCCGAGGCAGAGGCGAGGTTGACAGTTGACCTCGCTGGTGAGAGCCCCGGCCGCCCCAAATCCGGAAAATCCTTTCAAACCACGCCATtcccccggcgcgctcaGAACGCAGGTGCGCGTCGCGTGACTCGATCCGATCGAGCGACATGGGGAAGAGCGACGGCTACGATAAGAAAGCGCCCTGGTGAGCGCCCTCGaccctccctcgcgcgcgcccggggtcGCCTCGTGATTCGATTATCCGTTTGCCGCGTGCACTTTGATTCACGCCTCGCGCCCCACTCTCGCGACTGacccgtcgcctccttcgccccCTCAACGATGCTCAGCCCGCTCGGCACCGGCACCAAGTTGGTGCGGGTCGGCGGCCAGCTCGTGTGCGTGGCGCACAAGCACGAGCCCACCGGGTACAAGGCTCCCGGAGCGTACGGCAGCAAGGTTGTGTTCGACGGGGAGAGCACGTCCAAGGCTGCGCTCGCTTCGGTGCGAACGATTGGGCCCaagacgacgaagaagaagctcgaACCCTAccacccgctcgccgccaggaACCGGCCGAAGCATCAGACGGAGAACATCGCGTCATCCAGGTTCGGGGTGCCGAAGGGGTTCACGGAGACGTACAGGAACAGCAGCCAAATCAACCTCGGAGACGGTCACCCGGATTCGAGCAAGccgtggaggacgacgaacCAGATTTACACGAACCGCACGCTCATGACGGGGAAGGTTGGCATCGAGACCAACGAGGGAATCTTCGCCGagtgcgcggcgctgacccACAGCAAGTTTCGCAACTGAGAGGGAGGGGAAGAGGCGACGGGACTAGACGCCGCATTGTGCTAATAAGTAGCACCACTGTAAAGTATCAGATTCTAACACCCAAACCAACACTCCATCACGCGCGAGCCGAAGCATGACCTCGGTATTGGATGTCCGGGTGCTCGCGTCGAGAGCCCCACGCGCTCGTACCTCGACGCCACGACGTCCTTGGCGAGGTGCGACCctgacgcggcgcgcctcaaccaccgaggcgagcgcgacgctcgggACGCGATACACGTACCTCGGTGGGAACTCCTGGTTCGCTCGGATGGGCGTTTCGGGGGTCAAGGTCCTCTGCGACCCTTGGCTCGTGGGAGATCTGACGTTTTGGGACCTGCCCGCGTTGTACACGGGTCGCAAAGCGTCGCTGGAGGGATCGAACGACTGGATGAGGGTCGCCGAGACCGCCGATGTCATCTTGTTATCGCAATCTTGGGAGGACCACTGTCACAAGCCGACCCTGCGCGAGCTGCCAAAGGATATTCCAGTGGTGGGATCACCGGCAGCCGTCGAGGTGGCGAAAGAATTGGGCTTCTCTAACGCCACGCCCCTGAAAGCGAACTCTCAGGTGAGGGTCAGGCCCCGGGGCGACACCGACGAGGCCAGAGAAGGGGCTCTATCCATCGTAGCCGTAGCTGGGGCCCTCGTGGGGCCGCCTTGGTCGACTCGGGAGGCTGGATTCATCCTCGCCGATGGATCCGAGGGCGCACGGGTATACTACGAGCCGCACTGCTCGTACGTCCCCGAGTCCGTCAAGGCGGGTTTGAGGGCGGTGGGTGGCAGGGTGGACTGCGTCGTCACGCCGGTGCGAAGCGTGAACGTCGTCGGCTTCCCGCTGGTCAGCGGAGGGAGCGAAGCCGCGGATCTTTTAGAGTGTTTGAATCGACCGGGGCTGGTGATACCGCTGCGAAACGGCGAGTTGAAGCAGGACGGAGTGAGCGCTGGGCTGCTCGGGACGGATGGGACCACGGGGGaggggttcgcggcgctctgCGACGAGCGTTTCGGCGCGGGCAAGGTGGAAGTGAGGATGCCCACGCCGGGAGTCGCGATCGACTTTTAGCTTGAGGAGTAAACGTGTTCTCTGACTTTTAGTGTGAGGAGTAAACGTGTTCTCTTCAAAAGCTATAATCCTACGCGGCGAGGAGTACGggcgggctcgcggcggcgctgctccGAGGTTGGGGGCCTGGAGAACTTTGGCtttccgtctccgtcgtctcccgacgcagccgccgaTCCGGAGGGCACGACGGGCGTAGCCGGAACGCTTCGTCGACCCGGCGTGACAATCTGTGCCctctgcgtcgccgccctctgagcctccttctcccgctgcaacctcgccgcctcgtcttTCTGCGCCTGTTTATCTTCCATCTCCTTCTTcatcttctccttctcctccctcTGCCTCGCCTTGCTctgcgcgagggacgagtGGGACTCCTTTATGCTGAAAAACATCGgacccgcctccgccagccAGTGCGGCTCAACCGCCGAGACGCACTGCATGTACTCCTTGCTGGTCATCACCAGCTCGTGGTATATGACGTAGTCGGGGGTGTACCCGAGGCCgtacagcgacgacgacgggtgcaGGTGACAGGGCATGCCGTTGCGGCAGTTGACGTACTCGCCGACACCCttcagcctcgccgcctgaTGGAAATAGGCGGAACAGAGCGCACGACGGCAGAGGTCCCAGTCGCCTCCCGCGCTGATGAGTTGGATCTTCTGCGTTTTCATGATATCGAGTAGctgcgcgcgcacctcgcggcccTTCTTGAGTCCCTTGCCCTGAATGTAGTGGCGGTTGCACCAGTCGGTGCGGTACCCGTTATTCTTCCACTGCTGGTAGACGTTGAGCAGGGTGAGGTGGTCGCTCTCTGGCACGAAGAACTTCTCTCTCGCTGCGTCAGATTCCTCCTCCCTGTCCTTGGGCCTAAACCAGATGGGGGGCACGGACAACATCGCGATGACGGTGAGGATCTCGTTCGAACACTTGAgctcctcagccttgagcAGCATCTGCGCCAGCGGCGGGTCCACGGGAAACTCCACCATCTTGGCACCCATCCGCGTCAAGCCGCCGGTGTTATCCAGCGCGCCCAGGATCCACAGCTGGTACATGCTGTTCAGGATGTTATCCTGCGGGGGTGGGTCCATAAAGTCAAAGTCCAGGAGGTTCTCCACGTTGAGGGACTTGAGAAGCAGCACCACGTTCCCGAGGTTAGTGCGCTGAATCTCTGGCACCGTCATGGCGAGCATCTCGTGCTTGAACGCCATCTCCGTGTACAACCTGTAGCACGTGCCCGGTCCGgtacgacccgcgcgaccctTGCGCTGGTTAACCGCAGCCTGGGAGCAAGGGAAAATCTGCAGCGCGTTCATGCCCATCCTGGGGTTATAGACGCTCAGCTTGCAATAGCCCGTGTCCACGACGTACATGACGCCGTCCAGCGTGAGCGAAGTTTCGGCAATGTTGGTGGACACCACGCACTTCCGAATACCTCCCGGAGCCTCCTGGAAGATCTTCGCCTGCAGATCCGACGGCAACTGCGAGTAGATGGGTAAGACGGAGAGGGGAGGGCACGTTCCAACCTTGGTCAGCTGCTCCAGCCTCTCCTCGAGCGCATACGCCACAGTCTCAATTTCCTCCTGGCCGGTCATGAAGATGAGGATATCACCGGGGGGGTACGCGATGTGGATGGCGAGCGCCTGTTTCACCGCGCCCTCCACGTAGTCCTCCACCGGGGTCTTGCTGTACAGTGTCTCCACCGGGAAGGTCCTGCCCGGGATGTTGAATATGGGCACCGACCCGAAAAAGTTGGAGAACTTTTCAGAGTTGAGGGTGGCAGAGGTGACGATGAGCCGGaaatcgcggcggcgcgcgacaaCCTTCTTGAGGATGCCAAAGAGCACGTCCGTGTGCAGCGAGCGCTCGTGAGCTTCGTCCATGATGATGCAGCTGTACGTGTCCAGGTCGCTCTCCCTCAGCGTCTCCCTCAGCAGCACACCGTCGGTCATGTACTTGATGATGGTGTCCGGTCCCGTGCAGTCCTCAAAACGAATGGCATAGCCAACCTTGGAGCCGAGCTCGCACCCCATCTCCTCAGACacgcgcttcgcgacggacatcgccgccacgCGCCTAGGCTGCGTGCAACCGATCATGCCGAACGTGGAGTATCCCTCCTCGTGCATGTACTGGGTCATCTGCGTGGTCTTTCCGGAGCCAGTCTCGCCCACCACGACCACGATGTTGTTCTCTCGGATGACGTGCATGAGGTCCTCGCGGCAGCCGTACACGGGCAGAAACTCCCTCTGCTCCTTCATGGTCTTCTCCTTGGCAAACTCCGATCGAGCCACCGTCTTATCCTTCATGTGGTCGCCAAACTTGGCACCCTTCCTGaagtcgagctcgccgtcctcgttgagcggctcgtcgtccgcgtcgcgctcgccgtagTGGTCGCCCGCCTGCTTGcgctgcgcctcggcggcggcggctgcttcGTCATCCTCCTTCTTGGTCGTGCCCGTCACGTTGCCCATCTTGGACCCCTTCATCTCCCAGAACCTGTCCCTGCTCTTGTTCTCATCCCTCTTGGTCCGCACCTCCTTCATGAGGTTGGATCCCTTGCGCGCGATCATGGCCATGTCGCTGGTGGCGTCCTTGACCGGCAGGACCATCTCCGCCTTCTTGGTGCTCAGCCAAGCCTTACCCTCTAGGAACGGGGGCTTCATGTCGTGCACCAGCAGCATCACCCggttctcctcctccgtctcaAAGTCCAGGTCCACCTCCTTTCGAACAACCACGCCGGAGTTGAGCATCCTGTTCTCCTCCCACGCGTTGTGATCGGCGTGGATGCCGGCCATCTTCTTCGACTGCGCCAAAGTCATcggccgcccgtcgcgccgcgtgaGCCGCTTCTGAtacgcctcctccttctgctTAACCTTTTgatcgtcgtccgcgccgatgaAAGGgttgaacgcgtcgccgtgcccgccacctccctcgtcgtcgtcgtaccacgcgcggtcgaggtccttctcggcggcgttggacgcACCCCCCCCTGCGGGCATGGGCCgaaacccgccgccgtcgtcgtcgtcaacgaTGTGTTCGCCGTACGTCTCAACAGCCGTCTTTTGCGCGGGTTTGTTCATCcactcgttcgcggcgtagCTCGGGGTACCGAGCGGGGTGCCCTCGATCTCGAACGTGGCCCTGTGCGAAGACGAACCGCCGTGAGATGCCCTGGACGAtcccggcgtcggggcgctgttcctcgccgacgcgggttgCGGCGCGGAGAAATCCCACGAGCCGCCGCTGGTGAACCGGTCCGTCGCGCGATcggtccacggcgacgcggacgccgtcgccgtcgcccccgcccccgccggggtCTCCTCCCACTCCCCGTCGTCAccacccccgtcgccgtttcCCCCTCTCTTGCGACGCGCCAGGATAGCCTCCATCCCGGCGCGATCCCTGCCCGGCGTCCGGTCGGATGCGCCCCCCCtcgcggtgccgccgccgccgccgccgccgccgccgccgaagccctGGCCCCAGTCCGCGTTGCCGTACGACccgccaccccgcgcgccccgccccgtgCGATCCCGCgagtcgtcgcgtcgaccccgcgcggacgatccgcccgcgtccccgtcTCGAGACGagccccggcgtcgatgatCGCCGTCCCGGGCCCCTCGACGATCGCTGTCCCTCGACCTGTCCCGGCCTCGATCCTGGCTCCTGGCGGTGACCCCGCGGTTTCTGTCCTTCCTGCGCTCGTCgatctcgcggcgcgcctcctcgttcAGCCCGCCCGGGTGGCTCGGGGtctcgacgcggtggccgcggaACTGGCGCTTGGACGGATTattgccgagggtgccgcccctcgcggtggtggacTGCTGACCCATCggcttgtcgtcgtcgtcgttcccgccgccgccgccgagctcgtcgtcctccatcATGGACGTgcgcttcctcgccgcggattCCTTCGCCtggttcgccgcgcgcttctcccgcgcgagccggtCCAGGCCCAGCAGCGAGCCACCGCCGGGaggcctcggcgccggggcggcgaagACATGCTTCTCCTTGTTCGCGTcctcggtgccgtcggcggtggcgggctTGCCCTCGTCGGAGGACATCTGGGAGCGACGCCTGGAAGTCCTCCCCTCTCTCCTTTCCCTCGGTCCCTCGAAGCTCGGCTCGGCCGAGCAGAGAGATCTGCGCTTTTAGGTCAGCCCGGTGATGAAGCCCAACTGCCCAAACTGCCAAATGCAAGCCAGCCGGGGAGAGGCCGAAATCTGCGGGACCGAATTTTATTGACGACGATAGACCATCGTTTCTTGAGTCAGTTGATGTCACGAATGCGGAATCCCACACTCCGCGACCGAAATCACGGCGCTGAGAAACGCTCCGTGACACGACCCGAGTCATCGCACGGCCGACGCACCCACACGACGCCActgcagcgcgcgcgtcgttccaCGGCACACGCACACGCACGAGACGCAAACGTCACGTATCGTCGAATCGATATCGACGCACACGTGTTGGATACGCATCCGCGCGAACGACCGAACGAGCGTTCTCCGGTCCCCATCGTTGACCGCGGCACCGACGTCTCCGAGGCCGGCACATCTCCCGCTGCAGGCGCCGAACGATAGGCCAgtgagcgcgcgcgaacaTGTCAGGAGCCccggagcgcgagctcctgaCCCGATTTGAGGTTCAGAAGTTCCTCGGCAAGGGTAGCTACGGCAGCGTGTGAGTATACCGCCAGCATTCGGCGTCTTCCGTCCGGCGTCGACCGGCGTTACGGAGGTTTTTCCCTCGCTTCGCCAGCACCGGAGGTTGTTACCGTGGACCCATCGGCGTTGGCGCGAGGGCATCCGACGTCAATGCGGGACTTTCCCCACGCGTTGGATGCGACGGATGCGATCACGATAACTCGATGAAGCACCTGAGCGCATCGATTCGAACCATCGCCGGTcgcttcatcgccgcgcgcgcatcctccGGGCAGCGTCGACCGGGCCTTAAGTTTTTTCCCCAGCCAGGTTCCCCCGCGGTTCCGCGGGCTAGAtggcgccacccgcggggTCTCCGAGCGCCTAAATCGACTCCACGTGCTGACTAACCTCACCCGTTCCTTTCCCATGCTTCAGGtatcgcgtccgccgtctgAGCGACAACAAGATCTACGCGTTGAAGGAGACGAACGTGCGCAATCTCTCCCAGCAGGAGCGCCAGGATGCGGTCAACGAGATTCGCCTGCTCGCGTCGGTTCAGCAGAACACGGCCATCAGCGGCTTCCACGAGGCGTTCATCGACGGCAACCGCCTATGCATCGTCATGGAGTACGCACCCTTCGGTGATCTCTCCAGGGCGCTGCGCAAGCGCCAGGCTCAGCGCAAGCTTCTCCCCGAGGACCTCATCTGGTCCTACTTCATCCAGATTGCCAGGGGCCTCCAGGCGCTCCACTCGCAGAAGATCCTTCACCGCGACGTGAAGACGGCGAACGTGCTGCGCATGTCCGGCGAGGTTGTCAAGCTCGgggacctcggcgtcgcgaagcTGATGAAGAACAACATGACCAACACCCAGATTGGCACCCCTCACTACATGCCCCCGGAGGTTTGGAGGAACAGGCCGTACACCTTCAACTCGGACGTCTGGGCACTCGGATGCGTCCTGTTCGAGATGTGCACCTTCACCGTGCCCTTCGAGGCGAGGAGCATGGAGGAGCTCAGGTTCAAGGTTATGAAGGGAAAGATCCCCGCGCTGCCCCAGGTGTACAGCGGAGACATGCAGAAGATGGTCAAGTGGCTCATGATCCTCGAGCCCTCGCAGCGACCCAACATCGACGCGGTTCTCGACCACCCcagcgttcgccgccgcgcgcacctcgcgcccgagcccgagcccgccgtgCCCCAGCCCACCAACGCCGTCGGAGGTGAGCCCAGCAGCGCGGTCACCCTCGGGACCATCAAGGTTCCCAAGAACCTTCGCATGCTCAAGAAGCGACTGCCGGCGCCCAACTACCCAGACCaggctccgccgccgccgcccgcgcccgtcgcggctgcCCCCGCGCAGATTCCCAggccgcccgtcgtcgccgcgcccgagcccgcgctcAAGCCCCATGATGACGACGCCCAGAGCGTGAGGAGCTCCGGGAGCTCGGGGTCTGGCGGCTCtggcggctccggcggctcTGGCAGATCCGGTGGCTCTGGGGGATCTGAGGGATCGCGAGAAGACCGACCCGCCGTGGCGCACAACGACCGCGGGGGATACAACTACGGCCGACCCGTGGGCGTCAGCCGACCTAACGTCGGCGAGTACGCCAGGGGCGTGAAGGTCCCGGTGAGCAAGcagcacgacgtcgcggaacggaagcccgcggtggcgaggccgttcgccgcggctggaCCCTCCGCCGCTGCCGCGAGGGGTATCAGGCCCGAgatggaggcgagggagaggcTGGAGCGGGGCGTGAAGGACCTGCAGAGCGTgagggaggacgccgccgcgcgagttgAGCGGGCAAAGGCTGTGCTGGCGCGTGCGGGCCTCGTGCCCGCGGGTATCAAGGGACCCGGCGAGAAGgagaacgtcgccgccgatcgacTCGGGGCGCTGAAGAACATGCGCGTCAATGGAGCTGGCGTGGATGCGGGGGACAAGGTTGGAGTCGCGGGGAGGCGCGTGGGGCTGAGCAACAGGGAAGAAGGCGCGAACAGGCGTGTTGGGCTTCCGCCGTCTCAGATGGGACAGGGTTACGGTGGGGTTTACGCGCAGAGGCCGCAGAGgcggcccgcgccgtcgagaaATTTTTATTTCTGAGCGCGGGTTGACGCGCTCTTTGGGAGGGGAACTGTCTTGATGTCTACCATAGGCAAAACATACCGTCTTAGACACAGAAGGGGTTGCGTTCGATGTGACCCTCGGTGTAAATTATCGTAGTTGAGATGGATCAACACCTTTGCTTTGTTTGTTTGAAACCCCGCTGCTAGTTACGAAGCCACCGCCAGGCGCTTGAGGTGCTCCATGAACACCTGCAGCGACACGTCATCGGTGAAGATGATGTCGCTGCTCCCTCCTCCCATCCCCGCGCTGTTGTAGGTCGCACTTGGgttgagcttggcgagcaAGAACCGCGCCTGGCTCCCGTGCTGGTCGCAGTCCACCAGCCTCGGCACCGGGAACCTTCTCCCCAAAATCTCCTGAGCATCCGCCTTGGGCGCCTCGAGCAGCTGCTTGAACGCCTCGTGCTCAGGCTGCTCCTGGTAGTTGGCCTTGCGCCACTGCGCGATGGTTTGACCGTGGAAGATGACCACCGAGAAGTACGCATCCAGGACGAGGATCCGATCCGGTGCGATGGAGCACACGTCGAGCAGCACCGGCTCGGGGGGACCGTTGAACGAGTACGCCATCAACGTGGGCTGGATCATGACCAGGGAGTTGAGGACGTTCTCGCGCCACAGAATCATGCGGTAGTACGCGGTCTCGTCCGGGGAGTTGTTGAACACCTGGACAAACTGGGACCTGCGCAGGTTGAACATGAACTGGGGGTAGATGGAGAACTGGGGCATGAGCTGGAACGACGCTGGGTCATCCTTGCGGTAGTCACCGAACCTCTGGCACAGGCGGATGAGCGAACGATCAAGCCAcctggtcgccgcggggcagTCGAACTCATCCTCCGTCTCCATCTTCCACGTGAGCTGCctggcgatgagcgccgcgccagcctcctGGTCGAAACCCGCCGCGATGTCGTTGACGTTGGCACCCTCCGTCCACCGCCTTGTGGTGGTTGTGACCCTCAGGCGCGTCTCCCCGCTCGGCACCGTGCACATGGTGACAAACTGCAGGAAGAACTGCTGCGACTGCTGCTGGGGCGCCGTTTGCGTTCCGTCCTTTCCGTCGCCCCTGTTTGCGGGCTCAAAGAACACCGCCAGGCTGGTGTCGTTGCTCAGCGAGCACAGCTTCCACGCGGTTGTTCCCCCGCTGCCCACGGGCACATCCGCGATGGCTCCAGGGAGGGTCTTCttgtccagcgccgcgcacggccCAACGCAACCCGCGGTCTTGACGTCGCGCGAGGTGATCACCTCGAAGACGCCCCCGCTGCTCACCCCGAGCGCATCCTCCCCTTCGGTGGTAAACATCCGCGCGAACGATGTCTTGAACACAGTATTGGCAAATGACTCTGCGAGCACCACCATCCCTCCGGTCTTCTCCGCGCACACCTTCATCTCCGCCAAACCCACTTGATCGAGCGAGCACGCGAACACGTCCAGACAGTGCCCGTTggtgcacagctgtgtcgccacCGTCTCGTAGTACTTGGTCGCTTTCGTCatgaacggcgccgcgccctttGCGATGTCCTTGtgcgagcgcatcgccgtctcgagctccttACCCACAacctggccgccgccgtccgtcgcgggacCACCCACGAACAGCATCGCACGAGCGGGAGTGTTggagacggacgaggcgaGCAGCGTCGcggccaccgccaccgctgTTCCCGTGCACCTCGCCGGCCGGCAGTCGGGCAGGGCGCTGAAAGAATCCCTGGacagctcctcgagcacgGACGTGAGCTGAAACTCGCAGTCGGCGAGGGGCACCAGGAACTTGGACTGGTGGCCGGTGACCGCGGCACCGTTCGTCTGCTGCTGCCcgggcctcggcctcgctCCGCCGGTCGATCGGAAGAGCTGATCCTGGATCTGCTGCGACGTGAACTCCTTGGACCCTCGGAACACGTACGATTTGGGGCACTCGTCGAAAccgagctcgtggacgtggacgtgcgTCCCGTACGTGATCAGACCCACGGACGCGTTCTCCGGCAGCAGCGATAGCGCCTGCGTCAGGGACTGCTTCAGCGCGCCGAGTTCCTCCTCGATGAGGCACACGTCCACCACGAACATgtacgccggcggcgacgccgcgggcctcTGGAGCTGGTACTCGATGGTGGTGTAGGTGGGGAACAGCTCGGCGGGGAGGTTGGTCTCGCTGATGGACGCGTAGTGCTGGGGAAAGTGGTTTCGCGTGTAGCAAAAGGGACAGATCCACAGCTTCGCGTTGAAGTCCACCCGCGCGTACGGGTTGAGGCACGCCGCGCAACCCTTGCACCGAACGGGATCGTAGGGCACGACGGGCATCTCGGGCAGAACCTTGCGCGGGGTGACCAGCGCGCCGAAGGGAACGACGCACTTCTGTGCCTCCATCCTGGAGTTGGGCCAGACGTTCCTGTCGTGGTAAAAGAGTGGGAGTTCAAGGGCGCGGAGGTCAGATCGTGGAAGCGGAATCGGGCAGTCGGGGCTGGCCCCAGAATTATTCCGCAACGGCACGCTTAATGCCGCGC from the Micromonas commoda chromosome 8, complete sequence genome contains:
- a CDS encoding predicted protein, giving the protein MARMVTSATRPHQFSSKAAGESLLDSCPPSAEHSAGMQTPDWGALEAVDGVRLSWNVWPNSRMEAQKCVVPFGALVTPRKVLPEMPVVPYDPVRCKGCAACLNPYARVDFNAKLWICPFCYTRNHFPQHYASISETNLPAELFPTYTTIEYQLQRPAASPPAYMFVVDVCLIEEELGALKQSLTQALSLLPENASVGLITYGTHVHVHELGFDECPKSYVFRGSKEFTSQQIQDQLFRSTGGARPRPGQQQTNGAAVTGHQSKFLVPLADCEFQLTSVLEELSRDSFSALPDCRPARCTGTAVAVAATLLASSVSNTPARAMLFVGGPATDGGGQVVGKELETAMRSHKDIAKGAAPFMTKATKYYETVATQLCTNGHCLDVFACSLDQVGLAEMKVCAEKTGGMVVLAESFANTVFKTSFARMFTTEGEDALGVSSGGVFEVITSRDVKTAGCVGPCAALDKKTLPGAIADVPVGSGGTTAWKLCSLSNDTSLAVFFEPANRGDGKDGTQTAPQQQSQQFFLQFVTMCTVPSGETRLRVTTTTRRWTEGANVNDIAAGFDQEAGAALIARQLTWKMETEDEFDCPAATRWLDRSLIRLCQRFGDYRKDDPASFQLMPQFSIYPQFMFNLRRSQFVQVFNNSPDETAYYRMILWRENVLNSLVMIQPTLMAYSFNGPPEPVLLDVCSIAPDRILVLDAYFSVVIFHGQTIAQWRKANYQEQPEHEAFKQLLEAPKADAQEILGRRFPVPRLVDCDQHGSQARFLLAKLNPSATYNSAGMGGGSSDIIFTDDVSLQVFMEHLKRLAVAS